A section of the Mycteria americana isolate JAX WOST 10 ecotype Jacksonville Zoo and Gardens chromosome 19, USCA_MyAme_1.0, whole genome shotgun sequence genome encodes:
- the PHLDB1 gene encoding pleckstrin homology-like domain family B member 1 isoform X19: MEAPGRISASPTRKVQTIIQNSPLDLIDTGKGLKVQTEKPHLVSLGSGRLSTAITLLPLEEGRTTIGTAARDIVLQGPGLAPQHCYIENVRGTLTLHPCGNACAIDGVPLRRPTRLTQGCTICLGQATFLRFNHPAEAKWMKSMIPAGGRSPAALYGLPAKPEALVNGGRQPAERGCPSHSSLVSSIEKDLQDIMDSLVLEEPASPGGKKPPARGRSPLTPVVNGGGRCLLSPPPSPGATSGGSSYENASPPFSPLSSPASSGSYTSPSPSSQEQGPAVPPLVPLRSSSYNHALQPPPQRPPPPPAGGPGEPWPAERLGDHRAGSPRPTPRAAPRPRAALQERPPSPFREPRDPPGPGRQPAVRVVPEARLQPPESPRAARRNMESMRELPPLSPSLARRAASPRAAPDAPSPQPRLGREVPGSPRARRRGLEEPRGTGSPSPPLPAETPQRRPSFGTCLSPAYGPGSPAVPSPRQSPRAPRKPLGDPRPPAGPRERKNSITEISDNEDELLEYHRRQRQERVREQEMERLERQRLETILNLCAEYTKTDGTEPGDLHRLLAGDADAGQRVPRGAVAVGRAAKELRQRESLDRSDEENLKEECSSTESTHHEHEELAGPRAKEAQRLEEERASVLGRLDQLKGRVKELEQQLQETSREAEMERALLQGERESEAARLRQEQEAVQQLQEKLSSLDASIRKERDKEAEALETEAKLFEDLEFQQLERESRLEEEREARGQQLLQSRAECHRSIARRKERVAALDAQAAQIRLQSAQEAERLARERNGILQLLQKEKEKLVSLERRYHLVTGGRSFPKMSSALREMEQRLPGGPVWLPALDLEKWYQEVMAGFETSSSSVSPPSSPPPLPAKAHSSHKPLQVYRAKTEGDAGALAPGMKSGTPSSSQLNLSVLGRSPSPKGPPSPAGSLPRNLAATLQDIETKRQLALQQKGQQVIEEQKRRLAELKQKAAAEAQSQWEALRGQPPFPTAFPPLVHHSVLHHHRPHGVGPRAEELDHAYDTLSLESSDSMETSISTGNNSACSPDNISSASGMEVGKIEEMEKMLKEAHAEKSRLMESREREMELRRQALEDERRRREQLERRLQDETVRRQKLVEKEVKLREKHFSQARPLTRYLPIRKEDFDLRLHIESSGHSVDTCYHVILTEKMCKGYLVKMGGKIKSWKKRWFVFDRMKRTLSYYVDKHETKLKGVIYFQAIEEVYYDHLRSAAKSPNPALTFCVKTHDRLYYMVAPSAEAMRIWMDVIVTGAEGYTQFMN, from the exons ATGGAGGCACCTGGCAGGATCTCTGCCAGCCCGACCCGCAAAGTCCAGACCATCATCCAG aACAGCCCCCTGGACCTGATCGACACGGGCAAGGGGCTGAAGGTGCAGACGGAGAAGCCGCACTTGGTAAGCCTGGGCAGCGGCCGGCTCAGCACCGCCATCACGCTCCTGCCCCTGGAGGAAG GGCGGACCACCATCGGCACGGCCGCGAGGGACATCGTCCTGCAGGGTCCCGGCCTGGCACCCCAGCACTGCTACATCGAGAACGTGCGGGGGACGCTCACCCTGCACCCCTGCGGCAACGCCTGCGCCATCGACGGCGTGCCGCTCCGGCGGCCCACGCGCCTCACCCAAG ggtGCACCATCTGCCTGGGCCAGGCCACCTTCCTCCGCTTCAACCACCCTGCCGAGGCCAAGTGGATGAAGAGCATGATCCCGGCGGGGGGCAGGAGCCCGGCGGCTCTCTACGGGCTGCCAGCAA AGCCCGAGGCCCTGGTGAACGGTGGCCGCCAGCCGGCCGAGCGCGGGTGTCCCAGCCACAGCTCCCTCGTCAGCTCCATTGAGAAGGACCTGCAGGACATCATGGACTCGCTGGTGCTGGAGGAGCCGGCGTCCCCCGGCGGCAAGaagccgcccgcccgcggccggtCCCCCCTCACCCCCGTGGTGAACGGgggtggacgttgcctcctgtcccccccgcccagccccggggccaccTCGGGGGGCTCCAGCTACGAGAACGCCTCCCCGcccttctcccccctctcctccccagccagcagcggCAGCTACACCAGCCCCTCgcccagcagccaggagcagggtcCGGCCGTCCCCCCCCTCGTCCCGCTCCGCTCCTCCAGCTACAACCATGCCCTGCAGCCACCCCCCcagcgcccgccccccccccccgccgggggtCCCGGCGAGCCTTGGCCGGCCGAGAGGCTCGGGGACCACCGGGCAGGCAGCCCCCGTCCGACCCCCAGGGCGGCAccgcggccgcgggcagccctgCAGGagcggccccccagcccctttcGGGAGCCGCGGGACCCCCCAGGCCCCGGCCGGCAGCCCGCAGTTAGGGTGGTCCCGGAggcccggctgcagccccccgagaGCCCACGGGCAGCCCGGAGGAACATGGAGAGCATGCGGGAGCTGCCCCCCCTGAGCCCCTCCTTGGCACGCCGGGCCgccagcccccgggcagcccccgacgccccctccccgcagccccggctgggcagggaggtgcccggcagcccccgcgccaggcgcaggggcctggaggagcCACGGGGCACCGGGAGCCCCTCGCCCCCGCTGCCGGCGGAGACCCCCCAACGCCGCCCCAGCTTCGGCACCTGCCTGAGCCCGGCTTATGGGCCGGGCTCTCCGGCTGTGCCCtcgccccggcagagcccccgTGCCCCCAGGAAGCCCTTGGGGGacccgcggccgccggcggggccccgggaGCGCAAGAACAGCATCACCGAGATCAGCGACAACGAGGATGAGCTGCTGGAGTACcaccggcggcagcggcaggagcgggTGCGGGAGCAGGAGATGGAGCGCCTG GAGCGGCAGCGCCTGGAGACCATCCTGAATCTGTGTGCCGAGTACACCAAGACGGACGGCACCGAGCCGGGCGACTTGCACCGGCTCCTGGCTGGGGACGCGGATGCTGGCCAGCGGGTGCCCAGGGGTGCCGTGGCTGTGGGCCGTGCTGCCAAGGAGCTGCGGCAGAGGGAGAGCCTGGACAGGTCGGACGAGGAGAACCTGaaggaggagtgcagcagcaCTGAGAGCACCCACCACGAG CACGAGGAGCTGGCGGGCCCCCGTGCCAAGGAGGCGCAGCGGCTGGAGGAGGAGCGCGCCAGCGTCCTCGGCCGCCTGGACCAGCTGAAAGGCCGCGTCaaggagctggagcagcagctgcaggagacaTCGCGAGAG GCGGAGATGGAGCGGGCGCTGCTGCAGGGCGAGCGGGAGTCGGAGGCGGCGCGGCTGCGGCAGGAGCAGGAGGcggtgcagcagctgcaggagaagctCTCCAGCCTGGACGCCAGCATCCGGAAGGAGCGGGACAAG GAGGCGGAGGCGCTGGAGACGGAGGCCAAGCTGTTTGAGGACCTGGAGTTCCAGCAGCTGGAGCGGGAGAGCCGCCTCGAGGAGGAGCGCGAGGCGCggggccagcagctcctgcagagccgGGCCGAGTGCCACCGCAGCATCGCCCGCAGGAAG GAGCGGGTGGCCGCCCTGGACGCCCAGGCTGCCCAGATCCGGCTGCAGAGCGCCCAGGAGGCCGAGCGCCTGGCCAGGGAGAGGAACGGcatcctgcagctcctgcagaag gagaaggagaagctcGTGTCTCTGGAGAGGCGATACCACCTCGTCACAGGCGGCAGGAGCTTCCCCAAAATGTCCTCAGCACTCAGAGAG ATGGAGCAGCGGCTGCCGGGGGGCCCCGTGTGGCTCCCGGCTCTTGATTTAGAGAAGTGGTACCAGGAGGTCATGGCTGGCTTTgagacctcctcctcctctgtctctcctccttcttcccctcctccgcTTCCAGCTAAAGCTCACTCCTCTCACAAGCCTCTCCAG GTCTATCGTGCCAAAACAGAGGGCGACGCTGGTGCCCTCGCCCCCGGGATGAAGAGCGGGACCCCCTCGTCTTCGCAGCTCAACCTCTCCGTGCTGGGGCGCAGCCCCTCGCCCAAG GGCCCCCCGAGCCCGGCGGGCAGCCTGCCCCGCAACCTGGCGGCCACGCTGCAAGACATCGAGACCAAGCGCCAGctggccctgcagcagaagg GTCAGCAGGTGATCGAGGAGCAGAAGCGGCGGCTGGCGGAGCTGAAGCAGAAAGCGGCCGCTGAGGCTCAGTCGCAGTGGGAAGCCCTGCGCGGGCAGCCCCCTTTCCCCACCGCCTTCCCCCCGCTCGTGCATCACTCCGTCCTCCACCACCACCGTCCCCATGGCGTCGGGCCCCGGGCCGAGGAGCTGGACCATGCGTACGACACCCTCAGCCTGGAGAGCTCGGACAGCATGGAGACCAGCATCTCCACCGGCAACAACTCTGCCTGCTCGCCCGACAACATCTCCAG TGCCagtgggatggaggtggggaagatcgaggagatggagaagatgtTGAAGGAGGCACACGCGGAGAAGTCGCGGCTCATGGAGTCCCGG GAGCGGGAGATGGAGCTGCGGCGGCAGGCGCTGGAGGATGAGCGCCGGCGCCGGGAGCAGCTGGAACGCCGGCTGCAGGACGAGACCGTGCGGCGGCAGAAGCTGGTGGAGAAGGAGGTCAAGCTGCGGGAGAAGCACTTCTCGCAG GCTCGTCCCCTGACGCGGTACCTCCCCATCCGCAAGGAGGATTTCGACCTGCGGCTGCACATCGAGTCCTCGGGCCACAGCGTGGACACCTGCTACCACGTCATCCTGACGGAGAAGATGTGCAAGGGCTACCTGGTCAAGATGGGCGGCAAAATCAAGTCTTGGAAGAAGCGCTGGTTTGTCTTCGACCGCATGAAGCGCACCCTCTCCTACTACGTGG ATAAACACGAGACAAAGCTGAAGGGTGTCATCTACTTCCAAGCCATCGAAGAGGTTTACTATGACCACCTCCGCAGCGCGGCGAAG agcccTAACCCCGCGCTCACCTTCTGCGTCAAGACCCACGACCGCCTCTACTACATGGTGGCACCCTCGGCCGAGGCCATGCGCATCTGGATGGACGTCATTGTCACCGGGGCAGAGGGGTACACCCAGTTCATGaactga
- the PHLDB1 gene encoding pleckstrin homology-like domain family B member 1 isoform X16, protein MEAPGRISASPTRKVQTIIQNSPLDLIDTGKGLKVQTEKPHLVSLGSGRLSTAITLLPLEEGRTTIGTAARDIVLQGPGLAPQHCYIENVRGTLTLHPCGNACAIDGVPLRRPTRLTQGCTICLGQATFLRFNHPAEAKWMKSMIPAGGRSPAALYGLPAKPEALVNGGRQPAERGCPSHSSLVSSIEKDLQDIMDSLVLEEPASPGGKKPPARGRSPLTPVVNGGGRCLLSPPPSPGATSGGSSYENASPPFSPLSSPASSGSYTSPSPSSQEQGPAVPPLVPLRSSSYNHALQPPPQRPPPPPAGGPGEPWPAERLGDHRAGSPRPTPRAAPRPRAALQERPPSPFREPRDPPGPGRQPAVRVVPEARLQPPESPRAARRNMESMRELPPLSPSLARRAASPRAAPDAPSPQPRLGREVPGSPRARRRGLEEPRGTGSPSPPLPAETPQRRPSFGTCLSPAYGPGSPAVPSPRQSPRAPRKPLGDPRPPAGPRERKNSITEISDNEDELLEYHRRQRQERVREQEMERLERQRLETILNLCAEYTKTDGTEPGDLHRLLAGDADAGQRVPRGAVAVGRAAKELRQRESLDRSDEENLKEECSSTESTHHEHEELAGPRAKEAQRLEEERASVLGRLDQLKGRVKELEQQLQETSREAEMERALLQGERESEAARLRQEQEAVQQLQEKLSSLDASIRKERDKEAEALETEAKLFEDLEFQQLERESRLEEEREARGQQLLQSRAECHRSIARRKERVAALDAQAAQIRLQSAQEAERLARERNGILQLLQKEKEKLVSLERRYHLVTGGRSFPKMSSALREMEQRLPGGPVWLPALDLEKWYQEVMAGFETSSSSVSPPSSPPPLPAKAHSSHKPLQVYRAKTEGDAGALAPGMKSGTPSSSQLNLSVLGRSPSPKLTTCCPAQGPPSPAGSLPRNLAATLQDIETKRQLALQQKAEPLPAGPLQPGDLPGQQVIEEQKRRLAELKQKAAAEAQSQWEALRGQPPFPTAFPPLVHHSVLHHHRPHGVGPRAEELDHAYDTLSLESSDSMETSISTGNNSACSPDNISSASGMEVGKIEEMEKMLKEAHAEKSRLMESREREMELRRQALEDERRRREQLERRLQDETVRRQKLVEKEVKLREKHFSQARPLTRYLPIRKEDFDLRLHIESSGHSVDTCYHVILTEKMCKGYLVKMGGKIKSWKKRWFVFDRMKRTLSYYVDKHETKLKGVIYFQAIEEVYYDHLRSAAKSPNPALTFCVKTHDRLYYMVAPSAEAMRIWMDVIVTGAEGYTQFMN, encoded by the exons ATGGAGGCACCTGGCAGGATCTCTGCCAGCCCGACCCGCAAAGTCCAGACCATCATCCAG aACAGCCCCCTGGACCTGATCGACACGGGCAAGGGGCTGAAGGTGCAGACGGAGAAGCCGCACTTGGTAAGCCTGGGCAGCGGCCGGCTCAGCACCGCCATCACGCTCCTGCCCCTGGAGGAAG GGCGGACCACCATCGGCACGGCCGCGAGGGACATCGTCCTGCAGGGTCCCGGCCTGGCACCCCAGCACTGCTACATCGAGAACGTGCGGGGGACGCTCACCCTGCACCCCTGCGGCAACGCCTGCGCCATCGACGGCGTGCCGCTCCGGCGGCCCACGCGCCTCACCCAAG ggtGCACCATCTGCCTGGGCCAGGCCACCTTCCTCCGCTTCAACCACCCTGCCGAGGCCAAGTGGATGAAGAGCATGATCCCGGCGGGGGGCAGGAGCCCGGCGGCTCTCTACGGGCTGCCAGCAA AGCCCGAGGCCCTGGTGAACGGTGGCCGCCAGCCGGCCGAGCGCGGGTGTCCCAGCCACAGCTCCCTCGTCAGCTCCATTGAGAAGGACCTGCAGGACATCATGGACTCGCTGGTGCTGGAGGAGCCGGCGTCCCCCGGCGGCAAGaagccgcccgcccgcggccggtCCCCCCTCACCCCCGTGGTGAACGGgggtggacgttgcctcctgtcccccccgcccagccccggggccaccTCGGGGGGCTCCAGCTACGAGAACGCCTCCCCGcccttctcccccctctcctccccagccagcagcggCAGCTACACCAGCCCCTCgcccagcagccaggagcagggtcCGGCCGTCCCCCCCCTCGTCCCGCTCCGCTCCTCCAGCTACAACCATGCCCTGCAGCCACCCCCCcagcgcccgccccccccccccgccgggggtCCCGGCGAGCCTTGGCCGGCCGAGAGGCTCGGGGACCACCGGGCAGGCAGCCCCCGTCCGACCCCCAGGGCGGCAccgcggccgcgggcagccctgCAGGagcggccccccagcccctttcGGGAGCCGCGGGACCCCCCAGGCCCCGGCCGGCAGCCCGCAGTTAGGGTGGTCCCGGAggcccggctgcagccccccgagaGCCCACGGGCAGCCCGGAGGAACATGGAGAGCATGCGGGAGCTGCCCCCCCTGAGCCCCTCCTTGGCACGCCGGGCCgccagcccccgggcagcccccgacgccccctccccgcagccccggctgggcagggaggtgcccggcagcccccgcgccaggcgcaggggcctggaggagcCACGGGGCACCGGGAGCCCCTCGCCCCCGCTGCCGGCGGAGACCCCCCAACGCCGCCCCAGCTTCGGCACCTGCCTGAGCCCGGCTTATGGGCCGGGCTCTCCGGCTGTGCCCtcgccccggcagagcccccgTGCCCCCAGGAAGCCCTTGGGGGacccgcggccgccggcggggccccgggaGCGCAAGAACAGCATCACCGAGATCAGCGACAACGAGGATGAGCTGCTGGAGTACcaccggcggcagcggcaggagcgggTGCGGGAGCAGGAGATGGAGCGCCTG GAGCGGCAGCGCCTGGAGACCATCCTGAATCTGTGTGCCGAGTACACCAAGACGGACGGCACCGAGCCGGGCGACTTGCACCGGCTCCTGGCTGGGGACGCGGATGCTGGCCAGCGGGTGCCCAGGGGTGCCGTGGCTGTGGGCCGTGCTGCCAAGGAGCTGCGGCAGAGGGAGAGCCTGGACAGGTCGGACGAGGAGAACCTGaaggaggagtgcagcagcaCTGAGAGCACCCACCACGAG CACGAGGAGCTGGCGGGCCCCCGTGCCAAGGAGGCGCAGCGGCTGGAGGAGGAGCGCGCCAGCGTCCTCGGCCGCCTGGACCAGCTGAAAGGCCGCGTCaaggagctggagcagcagctgcaggagacaTCGCGAGAG GCGGAGATGGAGCGGGCGCTGCTGCAGGGCGAGCGGGAGTCGGAGGCGGCGCGGCTGCGGCAGGAGCAGGAGGcggtgcagcagctgcaggagaagctCTCCAGCCTGGACGCCAGCATCCGGAAGGAGCGGGACAAG GAGGCGGAGGCGCTGGAGACGGAGGCCAAGCTGTTTGAGGACCTGGAGTTCCAGCAGCTGGAGCGGGAGAGCCGCCTCGAGGAGGAGCGCGAGGCGCggggccagcagctcctgcagagccgGGCCGAGTGCCACCGCAGCATCGCCCGCAGGAAG GAGCGGGTGGCCGCCCTGGACGCCCAGGCTGCCCAGATCCGGCTGCAGAGCGCCCAGGAGGCCGAGCGCCTGGCCAGGGAGAGGAACGGcatcctgcagctcctgcagaag gagaaggagaagctcGTGTCTCTGGAGAGGCGATACCACCTCGTCACAGGCGGCAGGAGCTTCCCCAAAATGTCCTCAGCACTCAGAGAG ATGGAGCAGCGGCTGCCGGGGGGCCCCGTGTGGCTCCCGGCTCTTGATTTAGAGAAGTGGTACCAGGAGGTCATGGCTGGCTTTgagacctcctcctcctctgtctctcctccttcttcccctcctccgcTTCCAGCTAAAGCTCACTCCTCTCACAAGCCTCTCCAG GTCTATCGTGCCAAAACAGAGGGCGACGCTGGTGCCCTCGCCCCCGGGATGAAGAGCGGGACCCCCTCGTCTTCGCAGCTCAACCTCTCCGTGCTGGGGCGCAGCCCCTCGCCCAAG ctgACCACCTGCTGTCCTGCCCAGGGCCCCCCGAGCCCGGCGGGCAGCCTGCCCCGCAACCTGGCGGCCACGCTGCAAGACATCGAGACCAAGCGCCAGctggccctgcagcagaagg CCGAGCCGCTCCCAGCAGGGCCCTTGCAGCCGGGCGATCTACCAG GTCAGCAGGTGATCGAGGAGCAGAAGCGGCGGCTGGCGGAGCTGAAGCAGAAAGCGGCCGCTGAGGCTCAGTCGCAGTGGGAAGCCCTGCGCGGGCAGCCCCCTTTCCCCACCGCCTTCCCCCCGCTCGTGCATCACTCCGTCCTCCACCACCACCGTCCCCATGGCGTCGGGCCCCGGGCCGAGGAGCTGGACCATGCGTACGACACCCTCAGCCTGGAGAGCTCGGACAGCATGGAGACCAGCATCTCCACCGGCAACAACTCTGCCTGCTCGCCCGACAACATCTCCAG TGCCagtgggatggaggtggggaagatcgaggagatggagaagatgtTGAAGGAGGCACACGCGGAGAAGTCGCGGCTCATGGAGTCCCGG GAGCGGGAGATGGAGCTGCGGCGGCAGGCGCTGGAGGATGAGCGCCGGCGCCGGGAGCAGCTGGAACGCCGGCTGCAGGACGAGACCGTGCGGCGGCAGAAGCTGGTGGAGAAGGAGGTCAAGCTGCGGGAGAAGCACTTCTCGCAG GCTCGTCCCCTGACGCGGTACCTCCCCATCCGCAAGGAGGATTTCGACCTGCGGCTGCACATCGAGTCCTCGGGCCACAGCGTGGACACCTGCTACCACGTCATCCTGACGGAGAAGATGTGCAAGGGCTACCTGGTCAAGATGGGCGGCAAAATCAAGTCTTGGAAGAAGCGCTGGTTTGTCTTCGACCGCATGAAGCGCACCCTCTCCTACTACGTGG ATAAACACGAGACAAAGCTGAAGGGTGTCATCTACTTCCAAGCCATCGAAGAGGTTTACTATGACCACCTCCGCAGCGCGGCGAAG agcccTAACCCCGCGCTCACCTTCTGCGTCAAGACCCACGACCGCCTCTACTACATGGTGGCACCCTCGGCCGAGGCCATGCGCATCTGGATGGACGTCATTGTCACCGGGGCAGAGGGGTACACCCAGTTCATGaactga